A single genomic interval of Cucumis sativus cultivar 9930 chromosome 7, Cucumber_9930_V3, whole genome shotgun sequence harbors:
- the LOC101213534 gene encoding protein EXORDIUM-like 5: MSPLYLLLPLSVLLILRTHVQATPSSSSSRFGPGSASVHNPKLPPPPLSSSKKFEGSSDLVNLRYHMGPVLSSSPINIYIIWYGKWALPQKILIKHFLSSISSDAPSPSVSEWWRTVSLYTDQTGANVSRSVVVAGEYSNHRYSLGTQLTRLSIQQVIASAVNSGSLPVDHRNGIYLILTSGDVIVQDFCRAVCGFHYFTFPSMVGYTLPYAWVGNSGEQCPEVCAYPFAVPGYIGRGGTAALSPPNGDVGVDGMISVIGHELAEMSSNPLVNAWYAGEDPTAPTEIGDLCEGLYGSGGGGGYIGAVMKDREGRSYNLNGGNGRRFLVQWLWSPVLKACAGPNALD; the protein is encoded by the coding sequence ATGTCTCCCCTTTatcttctccttcctctctCAGTTCTCCTCATCCTTAGAACCCATGTTCAGGCTacaccttcttcttcttcttcgagATTCGGGCCAGGATCAGCCTCTGTCCACAACCCCAAACTTCCACCGCCGCCTCTTTCCTCCTCCAAGAAATTCGAAGGCTCCTCTGATTTGGTCAATCTTCGGTACCACATGGGGCCGGTTCTCTCCTCTTCACCTATCAACATTTACATTATTTGGTACGGCAAATGGGCTCTTCCCCAAAAGATTCTGATCAAACATTTCTTGTCCTCCATCTCCTCCGACGCTCCTTCGCCTTCCGTCTCTGAGTGGTGGCGGACGGTATCTCTCTACACCGACCAAACTGGCGCCAATGTCTCTCGCTCCGTCGTCGTCGCCGGCGAGTATTCCAATCACCGATACTCCCTCGGCACCCAACTCACCCGTCTCTCAATCCAACAAGTCATAGCCTCCGCCGTCAACTCCGGATCCCTTCCCGTCGACCATCGCAACGGAATCTATTTAATCCTAACATCCGGCGACGTAATTGTACAAGATTTCTGCAGAGCCGTTTGTGGATTTCATTACTTCACCTTTCCATCGATGGTCGGTTACACGTTACCGTACGCCTGGGTAGGAAACTCCGGCGAGCAATGTCCAGAGGTATGTGCTTATCCGTTCGCCGTCCCGGGGTACATAGGCCGAGGAGGGACAGCGGCGCTGTCGCCGCCGAACGGGGATGTGGGGGTGGACGGAATGATAAGTGTAATCGGACATGAGTTGGCGGAGATGTCGTCGAATCCATTGGTGAATGCTTGGTACGCGGGAGAGGATCCGACGGCGCCAACAGAAATTGGGGATCTGTGTGAGGGGTTGTACGGAAGCGGGGGAGGAGGAGGGTATATTGGAGCGGTGATGAAGGATAGAGAAGGGAGGAGTTATAATTTGAATGGGGGAAATGGACGAAGGTTTTTAGTGCAGTGGCTATGGAGTCCGGTATTAAAAGCCTGCGCAGGGCCCAACGCTTTGGACTga